GGGCGGGAACCGCGGACCCGTCGGGGCGGCTCATTGCACTGCTTCGGCGGACCGGTGAGGGGCGCCTGCCGGGACGGCATGACCTGCGGCGAGGTGGTGGTGAATCCGCTCGGCCTCGCGGCGTACCTGAACGGGGGCGTCGCCGCGCTCCGCGATGAGGCGGCGGTGGGTCGGGGTCTCCTGGAACACCGACGTTGTCCGCCTTCCGGTGCGGGGTACGGGCAGCGCGCCGCCGCTTTCGGGTGGCGGCCGAGGTGGAGGTTGTCGGAGGAATGCCTCACGAAACCCCCATGCGCACCACCCTCAAGAAGCCCCCATGCGCGCCACTTGGGCGGACAGCGCATCGGCCGCTTCCCGTACGGCCTTCACGAAGCGCGGGACCTCCCGGTCCGGAACCCGGTGGGAGAGTGCCGCGATGCTGATCGCCGCGACCACGGCACCGGTCTCCCCTCTCACCGGGGCTCCGACGCCGAGCACATCGGGATCGAGCTCACCCCGGCTGACGGCATAGCCCTGTTCGCGGACTTCGGCGAGGTGGACGCGCAGTTCGTCCGGGTCGGTATGGGTGGCGTCGGTGTACCGGGGCAACGGCTCGGCCAGCAGCTCGTCGAGTTCGTTGTCGGGTGCCCAGGCGAGCAGGGCCAGAGCGGCGGCTCCCGCGTTGACCGACAGGACCTGGCCCCGCTCGTACGACAGGCGCAGGAAGGTGCCCGCCTCTTCGCGCTCCAGACACACCACGGCGGAACCGGCCCTGCGGGTGAGCAGGACGGGCATGCCGGTGCGCTCCACCAGGTCCCGCATCACGGGCCGGGCCAGGTCGGACAGGCCGATGCCCTTGCGGGCGAGCCGGGCGAGGTCGAGCACACGGGGGCCGAGGCGGAAACCAGAACCTTCGCTCTCCTCGAGGAAACCGTTCGAGGTGAGGCTCTGCAGGTACCTGTAGGCGGTGGAGCGGGCCACGCCGAGGCGCGCCGCCACCTCGGTGGCGGGGAGCACCAGCCGGTCCTCGTCGAACATCAGCAAGATGTCGAGAGCCCGGTCCGCGGTGGAGTTGCGCCCCCGGTAGCCCTGACCGCTTCCCGTTTCGCGAGGATTGATTCCTGACATACAGGAAACGGTACAGGTTCGTCCCGGAAGGGCGTTCAGGCGGTCGGGGGCACGTGCTTGTCGAGAAAAGCGTAGGTGCGCCGCCACGCCGTCCGTGCGCTGTCCTCGACATACATGTGCGGGCGGGCGTCGCAGGCGAAGGCATGCCCGGAGCCCTCGTACACGTAGCTCTCGAAGTCGACGCCGGCGTCGCGCAGTGCCGCGTCGACGGCCGCGACGTGATCGGCGGGGATGGTGGGGTCCTCGGCGCCCACGTGCAGCAGCACGGGGGCGTCGATGTCCTTGGCCCGGTCGACGACGGCGTGCGGCCCGGCGGCGATGCCGGGCCCGTAGAACACAACGGTGCCGCCGAGCCCCCGGACGGCCGTGGCCGCGGTGAAGGCGGCGCGGCCACCGAAGCAGAATCCGTTGACCACGGCGCGGGAAGCCGGAACGCCTTCCTGGCCGGCGAGGTGGGCAAGGACGGCTTCGACATCCATGATGATGGCGTCCGGTCCGATGGCGCCGATGAGCGGCATGGCTTCGGCGTGCTGCTCGTAGGCGAGGGTGCCGACACCGTTGCGGTGGAACAGGTCGGGGGCGAGCGCGAGGAAGCCCCGGGCCGCGTGGCGTCGGGCGATGTCCTGGATGTGGTCGTTGACCCCGAACGCCTCCTGGAGGACGATCACCGCCCGGTCGGCGGGCCGGGCGGGGCGCGCCGCGTACACGCGCATCGGGCCGTCGGCGGTGGCCACGGTGAGCCAGTCGGTCTGCACGGCGTCGGAGGTGTGCTGGTCGCTCATCACGAGGTCCTTCGAGGGTGAGGGAATGAGGGGGCCGAGAAGGGGCGGAGTCATCACGAACGCTGGTGCTCCACCATGCGGGACATCCATCCTGAATCTTGATATTAGCTTGCCGCAGGGTCGGGCCCGGCCTCACGAGGCGGGCGGGGCACCGTAGCAGCGGGCCGGCCGAGGTCGCCGCGGAGACCGTCCGGGGCGCCCTGCTCGGCCGCCAGGAAGTTCAGGTCGTCGCCGCTCTCCTGCCACGCCGACAGCATGACCGTCTCGTGGACGAGCGCCTGCACCCCGGGCGATCCGGCCACGGATCCGGTGCAGTTGGCACCACCCCGGTGCCCGCAGATGCGGGGTGAGAGGCCGCTCGATCCTGGGTGCCGCGGGCCGCCGGCCCGGGGCAGGGTTCACATCCATCTCCACCCGTCCTGAATGTAAAGATGCATGTCCTGCTTTTCGGTCAGTATAGAAGTTCTCGTGTCCTGCCGTCGAGGGATGGAGTCCCACCGATCCGACCATCCCGAGTCATGGCTCTGGAGCCGGAGCTGCATGAAGTGGTCGGCCGACCTGCTCGAACACGGGCCCGTGCCCGCTTCGGCCGTCGGCCTGTCCTCGCCGCGCCGCGCGAACTGTGGGAGCTCGCACGGGCGCTCATCCCGCCTGCCGTCCGCAGGCGGTTCACCTCATGAATCCGCCCGCGGCGGGGTGGCGGCCCGCGTGGGCGCGGGCGGCCAGGTGCCGGGGGCGAGGACGCCTTCCGCGTAGGCGCGGGCGACCAGGGCCGCCTTGCCCGACACACCCCAGCGGCGGGACAACTGCTTGAGATGGTAGTTGACCCCGTCAGCGGTGAGACCGACGGCCGAGGCCACCTGCGCGGTCGTGCGACCGCCCGCGGTCAGGGCCAGGATGCAGGTCTCGGTGTCATCCGTCTTCTCGCGGAACCGGGCGCCGTTGTCGGCCGGTACGGGGCCTTCTTCCTCGGCCCGCACGAGGAGCAGCAGATCAGGCTCCTCGCGAGGAGTGTCGCTGACCAGGTCCACGATCACCTCTCCCTGGCGTTCGACTCCGGCCGCGGTGGTCCAGCGGACGGCGACGGAGTACCGGGAGCGACGGCGCAGCCGGATCGCCTCCGTGACCGAGCGGAGCTGTTTCCTGCTCTCCGGGTAGAAGAGGTCGAGGACACTGCGGCCTGTCAGCGCCCCGGCCAGCGTGTCCCACTCGGCCGCCATCGCAGGGTTCGCCCGCATGATCGTGCCGTCTGCCCTGCAGAAGGCCAGGAGCAGCGGGAGGCGGTCGAACAGGCCGGTGGCACGGTTGCGCCAGAAGACCGCCGATTCACTGTCCGCTTCTGGGAGTTGGGCGGCCGGTGGGTGGTCCGGCCGGCGCCCCGTGTAGTTCATGCGCTCCTCCTGCGCGTGCCGTGTCACCATGAGTGCCGGGCCCGGGCGGGAATACAAGCCCTCGCACGGTGGCGGCGGCTACCAGTTCTTGTAGAAGAGAGTCGGTCCATGTGTCTCGCATGGCACAAAGCTGGGAGCGGGCCATCCGCTGATGGCTGCCCGGCCAACTCTGCCAGAGTGGAACACCTACATGATCGAGGCCATCGTCCCGCCCCACTCCGCGGCCCCCGACGACTCCCCCGTTGCCGATCCCTCCGTTCCTGTTGGCGCTCCGGTACCAGCCTTGAGGGAGCGGGCCGGACGGTTCGGGCCCGGCATCGAACACGGCGGGGTGGACGAGGCGTTCCGCGCGGGCGTCGCCCGTCCGGCCTCGGTGGTGGACGAGGTGGGGGAGCCGTGGGAAGCGGGAGCCAGGGGGTAGGTGTGCGGCGACGACCGGCACATGACGCCCGGGGTCCGCGCTGCCTTCGGGAACCTGTACGTGAAGCAGGCGCACGGCACCACCGGAGCGGCCGATGGCCGACTGCAACACCTGATGAGCCGGGGCCGGTACGTCGAGGCCATAGACGCCCACTGAGCCCCGGCTCCCGAAGTTTCCACCCATTCCTTCTTCCGACCGTCGAGCCGAGGCAGGCCCATCATGACGAACACCCCGCAGCCGTCCCACAACGAACTCGTGGCGGCGATGCCGCACGCGCGGAGCATCGGCGTCGCCCTCGACCACGCCACCGCGGATGAGGTCCGCGGCCATCTGGACTGGAGCCCGGAACACACGACGCTGGGGGGCGCCCTGCACGGCGGGGCGCTGATGGCTCTCGCCGACAGCGTCGGCGCCGTGTGCGCCTTCCTCAACCTGCCGCCCGGGGCGGCCACCACCACGATCGAGTCCAAGACCAACTTCTTTCACGGGGTGAAGAAGGGCAGGGTCCGGGCCATCTCCCGGCCGGTGCACACCGGGCGGCGCTTCATCACGGTCCAGACCAACCTGTACGACGAGGAGCGCCGTGTCGGCATGACCGTCCAGACTCAGGCGGTGCTCCTGAAGGAGTGAGAGGGCGCACTCGGCGGGGATCCGCCGACGCCGGTGGCGCCGATAAGCTTGTTTGCGAAACGGCGGTGCCGGCGTCGGCCCGGCCGCGGTGATTCCTGGTCTCTCGACGCAAGGCGGGTGATGGCTGATGCCCGAGTTCTGGCACAGCGCACTCCTGCCGCACCTGGAGTCACGGCGTTCCTGTCAGGAAATCACCTGCTACCGGCCGCACACCCACGACCGCTTTTCGATCGGGCTGATCGACTCCGGCCTGACCACGTTCGCCGGAGCGGCGGGCGAGGCCCTTCCGCTCGCCGCAGGCGACGTGATCCTCATCCCTGCCGGGCACGTCCACGCCTGCAACCCGGAGAACGGTCGTTGGAGGTATCAGATGATCCAGGCCGATCAGGACTGGATCACCACACTCCTGCCCGATGAGCCGGGGAGCCTGCCGACCGAGATCAGCGTCTTCCGTCACCCGGGCCTGCACGACCGGTTCAGCACCATCAACGATCTGTTGTTTCTCGGCGCCGATGCCGAACGTGCCGAAACCGAATTCCGTCAGGTCCTTCACGACTGCGCAGAGCTCGCCCCGCACCACCGGATCGCTCCCGCCACCGACGCGGCCCTCCTGGCCCGTCTGGGCACAGTGATCGACCGGCTGCACGAGGCCGAGCCGGCCCCGGGGCTCGATGAGCTGGCCGAGGTCGCCGGGATGGACAAGTACCAACTCATCCGGGCCATGAAGCGCGCCACCGGGCTGCCTCCGCTGGCGTGGCGGCAGAACGACCGCATCATCACCGCGCGGGCGATGCTCCGCGACGGGCGCTCGCTCGCCGAGACCGCGTACGCGCTCGGTTTCACCGACCAGAGCCACTTCCACCGGGTCTTCCGGGCCCACGTCGCCGCCACTCCCGGCGCGTACCGTCGCTGACGCAACTTCGTACAAGACCCCAGTGCGCTGCCACCCCAGAGTTCGGCGGGACAGATCATCGTCAACGCCTCTGGAGAAGAGATGGAGCAGTTCCTCGCTGTCGCGGTCGCGCACTTCCTCGCCCTACTGATCCCCGGAGTGGACTTCTTCCTCATCGCCCGCACCGCGACGGCCGGTGGCCGACGCAACGCCGCGGCCATATGTGTCGGGATCGCCGGTGCGAACGGCATCTTCATCACTGCGGCGTTCTCGGGGCTGTCGCTGATCTCGGCGCCCATGGTCCTGCACGCGATCCAGGCGGCCGGCGGCGTGTTCCTCGTCTGGATCGGGATCGCGTTCTTCCGGGCCGAGGCCGGCGTCGAGCTCGCCGAACAGCCCCGGGCCGGGCACACCACCTGGGCGAAGAACCTGGGCCTCGGGCTCGCGTCGGGCCTGCTCAATCCGAAGAACGCGCTGTTCTACGTCAGCCTCGCCGCGGCTCTTGCCGACGCGGGCCCGGTGTCGCTGGTGTTCTACGGCGTGTGGATGGTCACGATCGTGCTCGTCTGGGATCTCTTCGTCGCTGTCGCGCTGGGTTCCGAGCGCGCACTCGCGAAGCTCTCCCGTGTCCTCCCGTGGCTGACGAAGGCCGCCGGTGGCTTCCTCGCCGTCCTGGGCCTGGGGATGATCCTCACGCTCGTCACCGAGCTGATGCGCTGACCTGCGCATGTCGCTCGCGGTGACGTCCGCACCGCTCGTGGAAAAGCACACCGGGGCCCCGGGCCGGCTCGTGGCCCGTTCACCCGTCGTTGTCCTCTTCCGGTTGTTGACCCGGTCGCGATACACCAGTAGCTTCTTAGAACGATGATTCTAGAGCAATCGTTCTAACGTGGTGAGGTGATCCCAGAAATGACCGATCAACCGTTGCCGGCCCCGACCCCCGTCGACGTCCCGGGAAGCTCGCTGGCTCCGTCGGTGTTGTGGAAGGCATTCCGGGTCCTGGGAGCGTTCAGCCACAGCCGGCGGGTACTGACTCTGGCGCAGATCATGCGCCGCAGCGAGCTGCCGAAGTCCACCACGCACCGGGTGCTGGCCATGCTGCTCGAGGTGGGCGCGGTCGAGCAGCACAACGGTGGATACCGCGTGGGGCTGCGCATGTTCACCCTCGGTGCCCTGCCCCCGGAAGTGGCCCTTCGGGACGCCGCGATGGTGCATCTCCAAGAGTTGCACCGGGTCACCG
The nucleotide sequence above comes from Streptomyces sp. ML-6. Encoded proteins:
- a CDS encoding IclR family transcriptional regulator, producing MSGINPRETGSGQGYRGRNSTADRALDILLMFDEDRLVLPATEVAARLGVARSTAYRYLQSLTSNGFLEESEGSGFRLGPRVLDLARLARKGIGLSDLARPVMRDLVERTGMPVLLTRRAGSAVVCLEREEAGTFLRLSYERGQVLSVNAGAAALALLAWAPDNELDELLAEPLPRYTDATHTDPDELRVHLAEVREQGYAVSRGELDPDVLGVGAPVRGETGAVVAAISIAALSHRVPDREVPRFVKAVREAADALSAQVARMGAS
- a CDS encoding dienelactone hydrolase family protein, with translation MSDQHTSDAVQTDWLTVATADGPMRVYAARPARPADRAVIVLQEAFGVNDHIQDIARRHAARGFLALAPDLFHRNGVGTLAYEQHAEAMPLIGAIGPDAIIMDVEAVLAHLAGQEGVPASRAVVNGFCFGGRAAFTAATAVRGLGGTVVFYGPGIAAGPHAVVDRAKDIDAPVLLHVGAEDPTIPADHVAAVDAALRDAGVDFESYVYEGSGHAFACDARPHMYVEDSARTAWRRTYAFLDKHVPPTA
- a CDS encoding LuxR C-terminal-related transcriptional regulator; translated protein: MNYTGRRPDHPPAAQLPEADSESAVFWRNRATGLFDRLPLLLAFCRADGTIMRANPAMAAEWDTLAGALTGRSVLDLFYPESRKQLRSVTEAIRLRRRSRYSVAVRWTTAAGVERQGEVIVDLVSDTPREEPDLLLLVRAEEEGPVPADNGARFREKTDDTETCILALTAGGRTTAQVASAVGLTADGVNYHLKQLSRRWGVSGKAALVARAYAEGVLAPGTWPPAPTRAATPPRADS
- a CDS encoding PaaI family thioesterase, yielding MTNTPQPSHNELVAAMPHARSIGVALDHATADEVRGHLDWSPEHTTLGGALHGGALMALADSVGAVCAFLNLPPGAATTTIESKTNFFHGVKKGRVRAISRPVHTGRRFITVQTNLYDEERRVGMTVQTQAVLLKE
- a CDS encoding helix-turn-helix transcriptional regulator; translation: MPEFWHSALLPHLESRRSCQEITCYRPHTHDRFSIGLIDSGLTTFAGAAGEALPLAAGDVILIPAGHVHACNPENGRWRYQMIQADQDWITTLLPDEPGSLPTEISVFRHPGLHDRFSTINDLLFLGADAERAETEFRQVLHDCAELAPHHRIAPATDAALLARLGTVIDRLHEAEPAPGLDELAEVAGMDKYQLIRAMKRATGLPPLAWRQNDRIITARAMLRDGRSLAETAYALGFTDQSHFHRVFRAHVAATPGAYRR
- a CDS encoding LysE family translocator — its product is MEQFLAVAVAHFLALLIPGVDFFLIARTATAGGRRNAAAICVGIAGANGIFITAAFSGLSLISAPMVLHAIQAAGGVFLVWIGIAFFRAEAGVELAEQPRAGHTTWAKNLGLGLASGLLNPKNALFYVSLAAALADAGPVSLVFYGVWMVTIVLVWDLFVAVALGSERALAKLSRVLPWLTKAAGGFLAVLGLGMILTLVTELMR